The Epinephelus fuscoguttatus linkage group LG19, E.fuscoguttatus.final_Chr_v1 genome contains the following window.
tgacaaaaaaatcccactCACTGCCTCAGTATAGGTAACTATGCACTGTTAGGCTGAAATGTGACACTCCAAGGAGGATTCGTGCTCCGTCAACAGAAGTTATTACTGCTTTTACCAAAGTAAAAATGAGTGACGACTTCTTCCACCCTGTATTAGTTAAAAAATGTGTGGACACCTACTACTTGAACTTAATTTTTCACCGAAAGAGCCAAATTCCAGAGCTGTGGCTCAACTGACAATATCTTTtttgccattgtctttataatgacgggaCTGTGGGTTGTATAGCTTGGGATATTTGTCAACCTCAACAACTCGTCTCTCCTCATCTATTCTTTGACACACATGAGAGACACAGTGACAGCAGAGGTAAGGAGCGAGAGCCGGGATGTACGCTACCATCCCGGAGCAAGTGTTCTTTTTAGGGGCagcgaggctggaaataggataGTGGTGCTAAGAGTCACAGGGCAGCACATCTGTGAGTGCAGAAGTGTGTCTAGCCACCACCAGTGAGGGTTgcacattgaaaataatagagGCAGATGTTTTGACGCGTGTCGCTCGGCTGCAGAGTGTTTTAGCTTTGAGACCACTGCTGCAGGTGCAATATAAGGTGAATGaagtttcatttgtgctgtgcaAATCTTTTAAATAATTTCCTCTCCAGGATAATCTGCAATTTATCCTGAGTTTTCTAAgtattttttcagttgtttaagCACCACAACTTTTTCAAACATAGTATGCCAATACTTGAAGGACCACAAATGAAATTACATTAACCTCTATTGCTCtgtgataacagcagcagcagtccccAAAAGGGCAGCACCGAACAAAAACTATTCTCTTGGCTTGATACTAACATAAATAagttgaaaaatatattttgttatgATTTAGTTTAACTGACCCAATAATATAGAGCATATGAAATAATGATCCATTTCTACAGATGTTAGAAACttcttttgtcacattttaccAAACATTCCTTCAAATGGTGCAAAAAAAGCTGCATAAAAATATAGTTTGGGCACCAATAAGCAGGAGTTTGTCCAGTCCTGTCTGTATGGTCAGACACAACACATCCAATTAAATGCAAAGACATCACAGTGCTGAGCAGACCTGATCATATCGGGCCAGCAAGAGCAAGAGCGTCTGGAAAACGGGTGGTAAAGCATAAAGTCCTGTTACTGCAGACATTTTTCTATTGTCTTTTGCAGCCGAAGCTCAGTCGTTAGATATGAGGTACCGCAGTTTATgacaaaataactttttttttttttttttaatacaaagcATCTTTTGTTCAAGTCTGTAAAGCAAAAAGAGCAGCAAGGCAAGGAGAGGCGGGGTCAAAGTCACTTTTTTGCTATTTCTATCATCTTTTCTCAACAAGAACAAGATCTTTCAACTTAAAGAAACACCTCTTTACACCTTTTGATGTTAAGTTAAATAACCTTGAATAATTCTTACTATTTAAATTTCTTTCACAGAATTAGGATACATGTAATCCCGACATATACAACACATGGAACATGGCGATAGCATGTTTTTACAGCACGGAGAAGGAGTGCACCTGCCTTTCGTCTCTATCACACCCACCTCACCCTCTGACCTCTCTGACACTCATTTAGTCGTCCACGGTGATGTTGCGGAACAAGTAGGCCATGGACTCTCCGTTGTGGATGCGGCGTATGGCCTCAGCCAATATCATGCTGACATCCACAGTCTTGATTTTGGGACACTGTAGCTTCTGTACTTCATGGGGGACTGTGTTGGTCACCACCACCTGAGGGCCGCATAAACAGAGACATCATGCTCAGACTTATGCTCACCATGCATGAGAAGACTTAGACATAACTTTTAAGAAactaaagtctgacacccttTCACATCTTAAGACAACGTTCttttttagtcacacactatgagattttgcaaagactgaggatcttgcagggtcactattttTAAAATACTACTAGATTTCTTTTGAGGTTATTTCCCGCCCTGCTCCTGGCgaaaaatattacaccaaattccctttaagaaatttgacatattaacaattcctcacatgtccacaaaaacacaagataaaaggctTTACATGTCGACAGTATTCTTGTTAAGTCTgcatcaatataatccataaagaaactgtatttgtgtacaaacTTTGGATTTTGTCGCCTTAACTCGTGACTTGCCTCCAAAAGTTAGCTGAGTTGTTTTAGTGGGAGGAGACCGTGGAAATGAGAGGTGAACTGTTTCATAAACtaagatttctcactaaaataagtgctggTTAGTGGACTGGATACCACTGAATCAAACATGGACTCTTGTTCTCTCAAGATCTCcatcagtttctcctccttttccaagaGAACCAAGACTTGTTTATGTTCTTGTGCCTTTCTGGAGTCCCCTCCTCATCCACAATCTACAAGATTTGCTGCTTCTTGTTTGTTGCTGGAGAGGGCGCAGCTGTTGGCTGTTGACAGTGATCTCGtcattgaacttcagtatttgcatgagTCAAGACTAAAAACATCTTATAATattaaacacatttgattttgtGGGACCATCAAAGAGGCTGTTTGTGAGACTGTTTCCATTTAACTTCAAAAGCAGTCGACCAGTGCAGTTTTTTGTCAGGCTGATTCACTGAAACGTTTCAGTGACACTGATGACAGTCACACTTTAAAAGTCACCAGGATTTGATTATCAGAGAATTCAAACTACGCTTGTGTACTCATTTGTGtggggaaaagaaaacagagatgGAAAAATGAGATGGAAATACGGTTGTGAAAACGTGGggaatgtgttgtttgtgtgtcttgccTCCTTCACCTGGTTCATGAGTGGACTCTCAAAAGCTTTCAAAATTGAAATATTGAGATGGCTTAAAAATTAATGGGAATTAAAATTCCAGACCCTTTTTACCCAGCGAGTTCAAATATACCAGATTTGGCCCAGAACTCAATAAGCGTTATGTTCTAaatcataataaaaatattatcaACCTAAGTCAGATATCACATGAATACATGAAAATACTAAACTGCAACTACTGTTTTCTGAACCCTGGGTAGTCACGGAGGAAGTGAAAACTGAAACTAATAGTTCACAGAAATGCATCTGGACGTTATAATGATCATTTCATTGTTCTAGTTACAGATAATTTCATGCCACAACAGTTCAGCTGAAAAACCTTTCATTAGGAGGAAGTATCGTCTTGTACACGTTGTTTATAAAGAATACATGAGAGCTAATAAAAGAGCACAAATCAGTTTGGTATTTTCTTCTTCCCTTGTTACTTTAGCTTCCTTATTTATATTATGCAGGTATGACACATAAGGTTTCTATTAAAACTCAATAATAACAAGTTTTACTGATTAAACTTACATATAATCTTTAACTAGTGACTCACACTGAGATTAAAGCCTGTTTTGCAAGTAAACTTAAACACattactgaaaacaaaaagttaaGTGTCCTCACCTCATCAATGGCAGATTCCTCTATGAGGCGCGGAGCATCAGCAGACAGTAAGCCATGTGTGGCCATGATATAAATCTTATAGGCTCCTCTTTCTTTCAGGATCTCAGCAGCTGCAACAAAGTCTCCAACATCATCTATAATGTCGTCCtgaaggaggaaagagagaagaaaaatacaACCTGCAGCAAAGACTTAATGATTTTGACTTTTGGTAGTTTCTTTGTAATGGTGAAAGTATTATTGATCTGATCTGTGGAGGATAATTGCAGGATCATGTGAGCACCACTATGTGGCCACAAATGAGAACTATGGGATGACAACAAATGCCAAAACAGCAAGTCAGCGAGTTGACTCAACAATGTCCTAATACAGGAATGTCTATTGTTAGCCTAAGCTCAGACTAAGCTAAAGATTGTTCTTTTGCGCAGCCTTTtatactttaatttattttattaatttggtTTTAAACTtgtctgtatttttaataaacttttatttacCCAATTTTATACTTAAACTATTATTTGTTGTCTTTTGCCTGTGCATAACCTTCGTGTATGATAaggtgctacataaataaacttGTCTTGCTAGCGTTGGCTTACATGAGCCACCATAAGCTACTGGTCACACCAGACCACATTAGGCTGTCGCAGCAAAACCTCTATGTTCACTGAATTGAGCATCTGTGAGTTTTACTGTTGTGGATTAAACATTTTATATGTAAAAAAGAGAAAGTGTTAATAATtcttcttcaaaaaaaaaaaaaaaatctcacttaAAGGTGTAAACAATGTAACTCAAACAGTTCAGCTCACACTTACTCGTGGTTACAGCAtaaggcaagttagatttaagacttttttttaaacttcatttcaatttaaaatacagcaacttatacaatatttttttctattttttacaGCTGTGTCTATGTATCTTACAGGCAAACAACAATAAGTTAAAATAAACTAAGCATATCCCATCTGAAAGTATTTactttgaaataaaacaaaaggtgTAAGTTGGGAAAAGGAAATGTtagaccaaaaaaaaataaagaaagaagaaaggggagttgtgtttgtgtatatacaGTGGCATCAGGGGTGAGTCAGGTGGGCGAggtaaaaatacatatatgcTGTGAAGTATGTAGGCGGATTTCAATCACTTCACTATGTTAGTATGGCGATAGCAGGGGCCCATCCTTTgataaatatttctttttggAGTCTCAAGGAGTATGTTATCTGTTCCATCTGGTAAATTTCCCATACCAAACCAAAATTTAATATCAATCACTTATGGTACAGTTCTGCTCAAATGTTTCTTGTGTCACAGACAAGAGTAGAACAGAGCTGCGATATGCCTGGTGTTTGTTGGCATGCTTTCTCTGCAATTTTTTGTTTCTCACTCAGCAAGTGGGATTCCACCGCCTTCATTTCCATCATGCTGATTTGTAAATctttttgcataaaatacaaTGAGTTTTATACACACTGCCTGGCAATGGATTCAGCCACACAGCAAAATCAAAATGCACTTCCCCATGTCGACCAGGTAACAGTGACAGCAATCTAGAGGTCAGTGAATCCCCTGCTTCCcggatgaaaagaaaaatttGAGTGTTGTTGGTTGAACAACCAACCTGAACAGAGTGATGTTAAAGCCAGAAGCATTTGGgaattaatttaagaaaaatacatgttagcaattattttgagattttacagtgCAAAGTCAATGTCTTTGCatttttcagagatttgaaaagttgatttaagacattttaataccaattaaaACCTTATATTTAGATGCATTAATTCAATGCCATTAAAGACTTTAAGGATCTGCAGCAACCTGGCCAGTTATGTTTCTAAAACCACACTGTCAGTGATGAGGCGTTTATAGTCGTAGTAAACGAATTCATTTCCAAGTGCAAACTACTTTAAATGCTTTGAGATGAGATATAATCAAAGATGGCAGAACAGCTTACATCAACAGCTCAACCATGTAGGCTGTAAAAAGTGCATTTGCAGCATCTTACCACAATGATGGCAATTCTCCCTCCCACGTCTCCGACTACAGTTATGGGAGGTTTCTCTTTGGCCATCATCACTGCAAAGGAAAGCAGAAATTGTTACCAATGAGAGCACTCTGAGAAGGCTGTGTGAACTGTATCTCACCTAATCAAAAACAAATCTCAGTAGATTGGGTAAAATGGGTtgagaaaatgttttgtgatttggGCAAATCTGCACCCCGAATTATGGGGTCGTTATCGGATGATGTAAATGATTTGTAGAAATTCTGTTAGTTATACAATGCCgtaataaatttaaaaatggcaatcaaaagtaaaagaaaattcCCCCCATTGTACCCCACCTACCCCTATGAGATTaaactgaaatgccaaacttagTACAGCACATGCCATGCAAAATCAAATGACAGGGTTTTCTGCCCAGGATACCCAATCAGAAGGCAACTGCCTGGACACACACAACCTCAGGCCCAGGCTGTGGCAGGCATATGGCAGCAGTCTGCATATGAACCAATATGCACCAGACAGTCTTAATTCACACAGGACAAGAGTGGTTGACAAGCACTGATGAGAGTTTCTTCATACACACTTGCCAATGTTCTGGGGTCAGTCCTCAGTCGAACATCACTGCTGCCAGCGACTacttttacatgcacacaataaTCCCACTGCATCTCACAGGGCAATCACAGGAGATGCAGCAGCTGCGTCTTTTGGGTCAATgtcacacaacaaacaaaatgtagtTTAGTTTATCTACGCAGCTTCATTTGTTATTGTGAATACAGCTGAGCCAGGCTGCTGTCCAACGCTGTCCATTTCCAGTCACTGAACCGACTACTTTGCTCCTGACAAACTGGAAACATCCTGGTGTCATGtcattttggttaaaataaaaccaTTCTACTTTTCAATCTGACAGACATACAGAAACTGTTATGACAAAGGTTgaacaaaatcatttttaaagattatttttagggctttttacttttttatagtGACAGGAAAGTGGGGAGAGTGTGAGGGGGAATGACATGTAGCAGAGGGCTGAAGGTTGGGAtcgaacccaggctgctgcaaAGGGCTCAGTCTATATGGGGCACACGCTTTTGCATGTGAGCTTGAGGTCATCCCTAGTTAAGATATTTTTGAGTAGGGTTGTACGAGAGACATCTGTCGGCACGCCCCCCAtttagagaagcaggcaggagtactgacaCGAAAGcaaagcactgctgtggacggggacagcagcaaaacatactttagccacctaaaacaAAGTACCACCTGCTAAAAgctgtatcagtttaagtgtacactatattaaGAGTGTATATTTACCACTTtgccttgctgtcagacagcctgtccTGATGAAGAAGCCATTAACTGtatcagttccccatctatgctctcatgaagccaccagactccattgacaaaaacagtaatttaagctcACTGttcacagaagctgctggtctacagctgcctcgatcagttagttaatttgtgttattgtgtgactttggtgaatccagaCTAaccccaaagtcacacaataacatgaacagaaTAACTGACTGATGCAGTGGTAGACCAGTTGCTCCTGTAGTCAGCAATGTTAgatcactgtttttcttaatggagtctggctttgaagagacaGATATATCGacttcagttccccatcggAAATCACTATCTGATGGAGAGAGCTTCTAAATAtggcatacacttaaactgatatggattttttgtAGGTGGGCTTTTCtcttaagtggctaaaatacatcttgttgctgcccccatccacagcagaaCAGTGCTGTGCTTCGGTGGCCGTACTCCAGCCGTGTTCTCCGGAGTGAGGgcatgccgactgacatctactgtaggttatacactgactgtggataagtaTCTATGATATATGTGCCTAACCTACAACTAAAATAAATAGTTTACGAATTGAAATTAGACTGGGATTAGATTCAATACAGCACATTTAAGCGGCTAcccattaaatacattttttttgaatACATAGCAGAATTTAAAAACCAGCTGCATCTGAAGTATtgttgtgcatgtaaatgtagtcattCAGAGGGTATAAGGAAACAACCAACTGGTAAACAATCAGCCAGCCAAGCCGATTGTGAAGGAAAAAAGTATAAAGAAGCAGAGACAGGAGGAGCATGCCTTGCAGAACACTTGCTGAATACCGTGAGTTCCCACAGCATCAGAAAACCTGGCAGTGTCACATTCAGACTTTTATCACTATTAACCAAAATAACAGCAAAAGCCATGTTGTTAGCAGTACACACACTTCtcaaaaaaagatgtttttacaGCTTGCTGAGATACTGCAACAAGCTACCTGAGAAATGTTTGGTCAGATATcttgaaattaatttaagatgaaataataaaatccaGTCATCAATATTGTCCTGACAGATTTGATTAGGTTAAACACTGCGTTACAGAAAATTCTGCCATAGAGATAAAAGTGTTAACTAAATATTACTGTTGATAAAATAAGGTCTGAATCGTTGAAGCAGCAAACTAAAACTTTGATTTAACGTAATTTTAATGCTTAAACGTACCAACAATTCCATTCGTAATGTTTCTTCTTCCCATCGTTAGATGTTAGGTTTCAAAAGCATGCTTTGTAGTTCTCATCACATGCAGTTATGACCAAAAGTTAATCAGGTTTTAGAGAGCGGGTTTAATATGGGTGCATCATGTGTTGATTGGCAAGATGAGTCCAgatacttaagtaaaaaaaaaaaaacaataaaacaaaaaaatgtttggcaTGGTTCTGGTTTGATTTATgggttttaaaataaaatcagaacacaacaaaacaaagaagagtTTGGCCATCTTGTAGAACAACGGTCTGGAATCTTAGAGAGGTGCGGTAAACATGTCAGCTGCTGATTTCAAGTCAAACATGCCATGCAAATAGCACTGAGTATGGAGTGCACTGTAGCTGATTGGAAGTTTTATCAATGCAAATCTGGGCACTAACAttcattttgtgcatttttcgCACCCCCTGAATCCAGACTGTATTTTCACAAGATGCAACGCAAACCCTTTTTCTAAACATGCACCAATTGAGGAACCATTTGAAGAGGAATCATTTCATAGTCAGATGTAAGTTATGTTTACGGTCGTACTTGGGAGCTCTATGCCAGGGAACGGAGCTTGTTGTTTGCCTGCTATTACCAACAAATAAACACCACGTtaacacaaatgcacaaatatTTGACATGACAAACACATGATACCAAGACTTGGAAAATCCTCTCGCTAGGTTGACACAAATGGAAAATATTTCACAGCAACAAATCAGCCTCACTGTGTTAAGAATTTAAGTCTTCTTATGGTTGAAGCAATTTCTGAGTTGTTCCAAAAGGAGGATTTTTTAAGTCAAGGGTGAGAATAGAAACACAAGTAAGAATAGAAATATTTTTTACTAAATAATAAAGTGAATACTGGACGCAAATACGTCGGAGTCATTTGCCAATGACACAATCATTTGATATTTTCCTCACACCGAACCATTAAAATGGCCTCACCAGGAATTAAAACTGCAAATATGTTAAGATCTATGAGTCACATTAGTATTTCTCAccaaatattaatatttcaaaattacGGTATTTGCCAAGAAAAAGGCAGGGACGATGTTTTCTATGATTATTAAGCACGTCACTCTTTGTAAGTTTGTAAGTCTTTGTAAGCAGCTTGCGGAGGATGCAGCATGAGTAGAGGTAGTGTATCTGTGGAATCAAAACATGCAGTGACACAGAAAATCAATTTCTTGGAGTATGGTTGATGGCATGAGTGAGAAACAGCAGAATCATCAGCTCAAAAACAGGTTAGCACAAGTAAGAGCTGCATTGGGTTGTCATTATTAACAACTTGAAGCACTGTGGAGTTAAACTAGTAGAAATTATAAGACATTTCTTGTTAAATTTAACCATGGTGCGACAAATAAAAAGGAATCTAACTGTGAGAAACAATAAACAGGGACGTGCTTTCTGTAGAGGTAAAATCTGTCAGGCGCTGGACCTACTAATCTGAAAAGACAacctgcaaaaaaataaataaataaataaataaacagctcTCTACAAAAATGGGTGTTCTTACAAGGAAGCTCCAGTCCTGTGTGTCCTGTGGTGTTGCGTACACATGGTGGAGAGTGTCTTCCATCAGCCATGTCAGACTCTGAACACTGAGCCTCGCCGTGAATCACAGCCAAACCTAAACGCAGGCGTTCTGCGTAAGACTGAGCCCTGGGAAAATGGAGAGTAAATAGATAACGTAAGTTTATGTACACATATTAAGTCACAAAAATTGCCAACAACATCAGacatctatttaaaaaaaaaaaaccatctgtATTGTCGATTACTTCTGGCgtaatgtcatgtttttattttgagaccattaaaggaacagtgtgtggggctttgtggcatctagtggtcAGGATTGCAGATCACAACCCAAAGCGACGTCATAGCGGCGTGCCTTCGGTGCGACGCGCTTGTTTTTTCGTCCAGCGCACAGCTCCACAgacctgcttctccctccagtgttgtgtcagatcccgGTTCCCCCTCAGGCTGTGTCTCTCATACTGTTTCCCACAGAGCTCTGCCCTGTTTGAAAGGCGAAGGAAGCCCGTATGTGGAAAGACGTCGCCTccgagatgtagaatgtgtattatagaagaaaaacacacatttcaggaccgctgacttgtatcatcagaacagacatgtcctgtgattttcagcctcctttcatatttaatagaggggggacaatacctgacagtcatactctcagctgtcaggatgtgcctgctgtaaagggtaaatataatcatagaaggctgaaaatcacagaacatgtctgttctgattatacaagtcagcagtgtaaagctcaagcatgtgggggcctcctttcatatttaatagagggggcgACCACATctaaaagtacagctgtcaagatgccccagccacaggcctttgccaccttggtctcgaaaaaaacccagggaaaaccctgcgaccagctgaaacttctccatgtgccaagcgtgaactccctgttaggattccttcagcattcattgttcaggaggtttttacagggagccaaattatccacagtggtctcttcctctccaaaacaaactaacCAGGTGATTCAAACTGTTAATAATACTGAATGCAGCTGCTTCGCGTAGAGGAACTGAGTTTTCCCGATGCTGCTCGTTAGAGAGGGGCTTTTAACTAGAGTGGCAGacacaaaaacgcaaatggccctatccaTTTGGGCCTCCTCCTTATGTAGACAAACACgattcctattttcaggtgatttcaCACATAAGAAAACATtcttatatttaatttctgccaatatatccccctaaattctacacactggacctttaacatgtAATTTCATAGATAGGTAAAATATGTTAATTTTTATCTACCAGTTACCTTTTAGCTGCTGCTGGGGACTTTGCCACAATGATGGCATTTCTGTAATCAGGAATCTGAGAGGACGGAGGAAAACAGGAGTCAAGGATTATGTCTGAATAAGTGATTGACTTCAGCAGGGTGACCAACGCTTAAActttaacaaacacacaaagacactggAATGGGATTATCACCTCTTCTTGGATGTACTGAATCAAGAAAGGAGAGGCACGCAAGTTGTCCACTGGAAAACTGAAGAAGCCCTGGATCTCCTTCTGATGCAAGTCCATGGTGATGATGTGTGTTAATCCTTTGGGGTTAATGACAGATTATTGGCATGGTCGTCCTcccaattaattaattaatatatattcAGTTCAGTCAATCATATATGACAGTTagattaatattaaaaaaacaacactgatggTGACACATACACAAATCACAGGGTGAGATGTATTTTGTTCTCTTTACCTGCTTTCGCCAACATTGAAGCTAACAACTTGCTCACTATTGAGCCCCTCTTCCTCATCTTGCACTGTTTGCTGTAGGGAAAGTAAGGGATGACTCCAATAATGTTCTTTGCACAAGAGGTCTTGAGGGCGTAGGCCATGACCAGCAGCTCCATGATGGCTGTGTTGACATCTctgtgtgcataaaaaaaacGTAAAATTTAGCTAGTGTTAATCTTAAAAAATGTGGAACAAGATCTCACTTACAGGTGGTGATTTGTATAGAACTCAAACATTATACTAACCGTGGTATGGTCTGGATGATGAAGATAGTTTGTCCACGAACTGATTCTTTCACATCCACTCTAGTTTCTATTGTCAAGGAAGAAATGACACAGTCAATTCATTTAGCAAAGCTGCTTCATGTTTTTGGTAACTGTATCCCTTCACTGTGAACACACCACTCATCATCAAATACTGTCATTGATAGAGCATGTATAAACAAATAAGAGATAAGACAGACTTAATTGTTATCCAACTGTATA
Protein-coding sequences here:
- the LOC125879260 gene encoding phosphoribosyl pyrophosphate synthase-associated protein 1 isoform X1, yielding MNVPKSGYRVFSANSSVACTELAKKITERLGVELGKSVVFQESNRETRVDVKESVRGQTIFIIQTIPRDVNTAIMELLVMAYALKTSCAKNIIGVIPYFPYSKQCKMRKRGSIVSKLLASMLAKAGLTHIITMDLHQKEIQGFFSFPVDNLRASPFLIQYIQEEIPDYRNAIIVAKSPAAAKRAQSYAERLRLGLAVIHGEAQCSESDMADGRHSPPCVRNTTGHTGLELPSGKQQAPFPGIELPMMMAKEKPPITVVGDVGGRIAIIVDDIIDDVGDFVAAAEILKERGAYKIYIMATHGLLSADAPRLIEESAIDEVVVTNTVPHEVQKLQCPKIKTVDVSMILAEAIRRIHNGESMAYLFRNITVDD
- the LOC125879260 gene encoding phosphoribosyl pyrophosphate synthase-associated protein 1 isoform X2; protein product: MNVPKSGYRVFSANSSVACTELAKKITERLGVELGKSVVFQESNRETRVDVKESVRGQTIFIIQTIPRDVNTAIMELLVMAYALKTSCAKNIIGVIPYFPYSKQCKMRKRGSIVSKLLASMLAKAGLTHIITMDLHQKEIQGFFSFPVDNLRASPFLIQYIQEEIPDYRNAIIVAKSPAAAKRAQSYAERLRLGLAVIHGEAQCSESDMADGRHSPPCVRNTTGHTGLELPLMMAKEKPPITVVGDVGGRIAIIVDDIIDDVGDFVAAAEILKERGAYKIYIMATHGLLSADAPRLIEESAIDEVVVTNTVPHEVQKLQCPKIKTVDVSMILAEAIRRIHNGESMAYLFRNITVDD